The Vibrio agarivorans genome window below encodes:
- the tyrS gene encoding tyrosine--tRNA ligase, whose protein sequence is MASIEAALAEIKRGVDELIPEEELIAKLKEGRPLRIKLGADPTAPDIHLGHTVILNKLRAFQELGHDVTFLIGDFTGMVGDPTGKNTTRPPLTREDVLRNAETYKEQVFKILDPAKTKIQFNSEWLSELGAEGMIRLAASQTVARMLERDDFKKRYGNNQPIAIHEFMYPLLQGYDSVAMETDVELGGTDQKFNLLMGRELQKANGQKPQVVLTMPLLVGLDGVKKMSKSAHNYIGVSEAPSEMFGKIMSISDDLMWSYYELLSFRPLEQIAEFKAGVEAGKNPRDVKVLLAKEIIARFHSEADADAAEQEFVNRFAKNQIPDEMPEFDFDAGLPMSNILKGAGLCASTSEAMRMVKQGAAKIDGEKVADAKFAPEAGTYVIQVGKRKFARITIK, encoded by the coding sequence ATGGCGAGCATTGAAGCTGCACTAGCCGAGATTAAGCGCGGTGTTGACGAACTGATTCCTGAAGAAGAACTGATCGCAAAACTGAAAGAGGGTCGTCCTCTTCGCATCAAACTGGGTGCCGATCCTACGGCGCCGGATATCCACCTAGGCCACACAGTTATCTTGAACAAGCTACGTGCTTTCCAAGAACTGGGTCATGATGTGACGTTCCTAATTGGTGACTTCACAGGCATGGTAGGGGATCCAACAGGTAAAAACACAACTCGTCCACCACTAACTCGTGAAGACGTGCTGCGTAACGCTGAAACGTATAAAGAGCAGGTATTTAAGATCCTTGATCCTGCCAAGACTAAGATTCAATTTAACTCAGAGTGGTTATCTGAACTTGGTGCAGAAGGCATGATTCGTCTTGCAGCAAGCCAAACTGTGGCTCGTATGCTTGAGCGTGATGACTTTAAGAAGCGTTACGGCAACAACCAACCTATCGCTATCCATGAGTTTATGTACCCACTCCTACAAGGTTATGACTCAGTAGCAATGGAAACCGACGTTGAGTTGGGCGGTACTGACCAGAAGTTCAACCTGTTGATGGGTCGTGAATTGCAAAAAGCCAACGGTCAAAAACCACAGGTTGTATTGACGATGCCACTTCTTGTTGGCCTTGATGGCGTGAAGAAGATGTCGAAGTCGGCACACAACTACATTGGTGTCAGCGAAGCACCGAGCGAAATGTTCGGTAAAATCATGTCGATCTCTGATGACCTAATGTGGAGCTACTACGAGCTACTGTCATTCCGTCCTCTTGAACAAATTGCAGAGTTTAAAGCGGGCGTTGAAGCGGGTAAAAACCCTCGTGACGTGAAAGTGCTACTAGCGAAAGAGATCATCGCACGCTTCCATTCAGAAGCAGATGCAGATGCAGCTGAGCAAGAGTTTGTGAACCGTTTTGCAAAAAACCAGATTCCAGATGAAATGCCGGAGTTCGATTTCGATGCTGGCCTACCAATGAGCAACATCCTGAAAGGGGCGGGCCTATGTGCTTCAACCTCAGAAGCGATGCGCATGGTCAAGCAGGGCGCTGCGAAAATTGACGGTGAGAAAGTTGCTGATGCGAAATTCGCACCGGAAGCTGGCACCTACGTAATCCAAGTCGGTAAGCGTAAATTTGCTCGTATTACTATTAAGTAA
- the dacB gene encoding serine-type D-Ala-D-Ala carboxypeptidase — MRFTTRCTILSILSAASFISPLTHALPPVEALPSGSRVSTQVESLTTNQSVQSYGDTEQLFPPASTLKVVTALAAKLELPETFRFETQINQSNKDWVIKFSGDPLLKNQHLSAMFKQIKADGISEIKGDIWLDNSVFSGYERAVGWPWDNLGVCYSAPSSAISIDKNCVQASIYTNNNGSTRVYVPEHQPIYVETRARTVTKVEKESSQCTLELTTGDDNHFVIDGCLLAREKPLPLRFAVQDTSLYVSRVIQRLLTQQGIRFDGQVRVGAKPNSGKLKLLATHQSPSLDEMLEKMLKSSNNLIADNLTKTLGHHFYLQPGSFANGTAAIKQIIFANTGIDLSRAQFADGSGLSRNNRMTNHSMSQVLRYVWENENQLGLIDIMPTAGESGTLQYRRSMRKSPVKGNIIAKSGSVYGSYNMAGYGLDAQGKPQTLFVQFVADYYPNKKRDSQPTVAPITQFETQFYQQIVEFSQAIPKK; from the coding sequence ATGCGATTTACTACTCGCTGCACAATTCTTAGCATTCTATCAGCGGCATCATTTATATCTCCGCTTACCCATGCTCTTCCACCCGTTGAAGCTCTGCCCTCTGGCAGCCGTGTCTCCACTCAAGTAGAAAGCCTCACCACCAACCAGTCGGTGCAAAGCTATGGCGATACCGAACAACTATTTCCCCCAGCTAGCACACTTAAAGTCGTAACTGCTCTGGCAGCGAAACTGGAACTGCCTGAAACTTTCCGCTTCGAGACTCAGATAAACCAAAGCAACAAAGACTGGGTTATCAAATTTAGTGGCGATCCGCTACTGAAAAACCAACACCTCTCGGCGATGTTCAAACAGATCAAGGCCGATGGTATTAGCGAAATCAAAGGGGATATTTGGTTAGATAACAGCGTGTTTAGTGGCTATGAGCGCGCCGTCGGTTGGCCTTGGGATAATCTTGGCGTGTGCTATAGCGCCCCTTCAAGCGCGATTAGCATAGACAAAAACTGTGTTCAGGCCTCTATCTATACCAACAACAATGGCTCAACGCGTGTTTACGTACCTGAGCATCAGCCTATCTATGTTGAGACCCGTGCAAGAACCGTCACTAAAGTAGAAAAAGAGAGTTCGCAGTGCACCCTTGAGCTCACGACAGGCGATGATAATCACTTCGTGATCGATGGTTGTTTGTTAGCGCGTGAAAAACCTTTACCACTGCGCTTTGCGGTGCAAGATACTTCTTTATATGTCTCACGCGTGATTCAACGCCTACTCACCCAGCAGGGTATTCGTTTTGATGGCCAAGTCCGAGTCGGCGCAAAACCCAATAGCGGCAAATTAAAACTGCTGGCGACTCATCAATCCCCGAGCCTAGATGAGATGCTTGAGAAGATGCTCAAGTCATCCAATAACTTGATTGCTGATAATCTCACCAAAACACTCGGCCACCATTTCTATCTGCAACCGGGCAGCTTCGCCAATGGCACTGCAGCAATTAAGCAGATTATCTTTGCTAACACGGGAATCGATTTGAGTCGCGCGCAATTCGCCGATGGCTCAGGGTTATCACGCAATAACCGTATGACTAATCACAGTATGAGCCAAGTCTTGCGCTATGTGTGGGAGAATGAAAATCAACTTGGGTTGATCGATATTATGCCTACAGCGGGTGAATCAGGCACATTGCAATATCGTCGCAGCATGCGCAAATCACCGGTGAAAGGCAATATTATTGCGAAGAGTGGCTCGGTGTACGGCTCTTACAATATGGCGGGTTATGGCTTAGATGCCCAAGGCAAACCACAAACCCTGTTTGTCCAATTTGTCGCTGATTATTATCCTAATAAAAAGCGCGACAGCCAACCGACTGTCGCGCCTATTACGCAATTTGAAACTCAGTTCTATCAACAGATAGTCGAATTTTCTCAGGCAATACCTAAGAAGTGA
- a CDS encoding magnesium transporter: MTVMSNTTLEQAPRYSREEIGAARNAFLQYNQEKQVELLTVMPMEEAVAILHYCSLGHVQDLINQLDIDGYDKLARHFAHHLGLIHSEVEPANSYLSTSVFGHFKQRIGWIVALALLGIVSGLIIAQYEDTLSQLVLLAIYMPVIAAAGGNTGTQAATLVIRALATGELKKRQWVDVLWKESRVAICIAAVIALVIVGRILVFSDSSSTGGFDLNTIALAIAVALFIQVTISTILGGLLPILARAFKLDPAVLVSPVLASIVDISGMWIYFTVVNHFLGIA, translated from the coding sequence ATGACGGTAATGAGCAATACTACTTTGGAGCAAGCGCCACGTTATTCTCGTGAAGAGATCGGGGCGGCAAGGAATGCCTTTTTACAGTACAACCAAGAGAAACAGGTTGAACTGCTGACTGTAATGCCTATGGAAGAAGCGGTGGCTATTTTGCACTACTGCTCGTTAGGCCATGTACAAGATTTAATTAATCAACTAGATATCGATGGATATGACAAACTGGCGCGTCACTTTGCGCACCATTTGGGATTAATCCACTCTGAAGTTGAACCAGCAAACAGCTACCTATCAACCTCGGTGTTTGGCCACTTCAAGCAGCGTATCGGCTGGATTGTGGCGTTAGCACTGCTGGGTATCGTATCGGGCTTGATCATTGCTCAATATGAAGACACGTTAAGTCAGCTGGTGCTACTCGCTATCTATATGCCAGTGATTGCGGCTGCGGGGGGTAACACCGGTACGCAGGCGGCGACCTTGGTGATCAGGGCGCTGGCAACCGGCGAGCTGAAAAAGCGTCAGTGGGTCGATGTGTTGTGGAAAGAGAGTCGCGTTGCAATCTGTATTGCCGCAGTGATCGCGCTGGTGATCGTTGGGCGTATTCTTGTGTTCAGTGACAGTAGCTCAACAGGGGGCTTTGATCTGAATACTATCGCTCTAGCGATTGCGGTAGCGCTGTTTATTCAGGTAACGATCTCGACCATCTTAGGTGGTTTACTGCCGATTCTTGCTCGTGCGTTTAAGCTTGATCCGGCAGTGCTAGTCAGCCCAGTATTGGCTTCGATCGTCGATATTTCAGGGATGTGGATCTACTTTACAGTGGTCAATCACTTCTTAGGTATTGCCTGA
- a CDS encoding peptidoglycan DD-metalloendopeptidase family protein, producing the protein MLSIFKRLPWLHRLLIGLSSALITFALFFLPEPHTLIDESNNYEIGKPYALTVEPRLLSPELTLPDSVGLNWKSHTVGNGESAAILFQRLGLSSRQLYQLTSTNKEIENQLSRLKPGDVLEFGFDVEGELIELRRPQSAFETFVVTKTAQGFQSQLAKKKVAYQYNYAEASISSNFWNAGRSAGLTANQIMELAGIFGWDIDFALDIRKDDHFQLLYQEQVVEGEVIARGKIIAATFKNQGDTFTAILDDKTGNYFDQNGRAMKKAFLRSPLDFRRVTSNFNPTRRHPVTGKVRAHRGTDYAAPVGTPIWAAGDGVVEKSGYNKFNGNYVFIRHSNTYMTKYLHLQKRKVKTGQRVKQGQTIGTLGGTGRVTGPHLHYEFLVNGVHKNPRTVKLPQSKSLSGGAKTTFIANAENKLAKLERYSDLLYTN; encoded by the coding sequence ATGTTGTCTATTTTCAAACGCCTACCATGGCTACATCGTCTTCTTATTGGCTTATCGTCAGCGCTAATCACCTTTGCGCTGTTCTTTCTTCCTGAGCCGCATACACTCATCGATGAAAGTAACAACTATGAGATTGGGAAACCTTACGCTCTCACGGTTGAGCCTCGCCTACTGTCACCAGAACTGACATTACCAGACAGTGTTGGCCTCAATTGGAAAAGCCATACCGTCGGCAACGGTGAAAGTGCCGCTATTCTATTTCAGCGACTTGGACTCTCTTCCCGCCAACTCTATCAACTCACATCCACCAATAAAGAGATTGAAAACCAGCTATCAAGGCTAAAACCGGGTGATGTGTTGGAGTTTGGTTTCGACGTAGAGGGAGAGCTGATTGAACTGCGCAGGCCACAAAGTGCTTTTGAGACATTTGTCGTTACTAAAACGGCACAGGGTTTTCAATCACAATTGGCCAAAAAGAAAGTGGCCTATCAATACAACTATGCCGAGGCGAGCATCTCATCAAACTTTTGGAATGCTGGGCGCTCTGCTGGCTTAACCGCGAATCAAATCATGGAGCTTGCAGGTATTTTCGGTTGGGATATCGACTTTGCTCTCGACATTCGTAAAGACGACCATTTCCAATTGCTCTATCAAGAGCAGGTCGTGGAGGGCGAAGTAATTGCTCGTGGTAAAATCATCGCGGCAACCTTCAAGAACCAAGGTGACACCTTTACCGCAATCCTCGACGACAAAACTGGAAACTACTTTGACCAAAATGGTCGTGCGATGAAAAAAGCCTTCTTGCGCTCACCACTCGATTTCCGCCGAGTCACCTCTAACTTCAACCCTACTCGTCGCCACCCAGTTACTGGGAAAGTGCGAGCGCACCGAGGCACTGACTATGCAGCACCGGTTGGCACCCCTATTTGGGCTGCGGGCGATGGCGTGGTGGAGAAGTCCGGCTATAACAAGTTCAACGGCAACTACGTTTTTATTCGTCACAGCAATACGTACATGACCAAATATCTGCACCTACAGAAACGTAAAGTCAAAACCGGACAGCGCGTTAAACAAGGGCAGACAATTGGTACGCTCGGTGGCACGGGCCGAGTGACTGGCCCACACCTACACTACGAATTTTTGGTCAATGGGGTCCATAAGAACCCCCGCACCGTCAAACTGCCACAATCTAAGTCATTATCAGGCGGTGCGAAAACCACCTTTATTGCCAACGCAGAAAACAAGCTGGCGAAGCTAGAGCGCTATAGCGACCTGCTTTACACCAATTAA